One window of Methanorbis furvi genomic DNA carries:
- a CDS encoding pentapeptide repeat-containing protein, with protein MGEGEGCPENPGPGFDQNQYNRLIHCAKTGDLSEWNKPYLAVVEELKSISGSDIWMDRAGLHDTVYDSAGDHGVRLEGAGLAELNLKGIELRDAWLERANFYKTNLEKASLARAHLAKSSLFRANLTGADLHEADLSGADMREANLVESDLKAANLCDADLREANLEGADLFKADLSGAKLSIAVLEGADLREANLSGADLRETNLSGADLREANLSGADLREANLEGADLFKADLSGAKLGSARMRGAKLGLAVLRDADLSYSVLLRTNLYEADLSGAVLTEAEISEADLREANLCDADLTEAKLDGAKLSRANLSDAKLIGANLLRADLHDAELDRADLKNANLTDADLVGAHLRAATLRETTLIRTNLSGAALGEADLTQANMEGCRLDNANFEASLLSGAVLRGVSAKHTDFRRAVMDGADMTAADLRNATFMRTEMRGAKMSRCDLRNAVIEEARLEGADLTKADLRQADLQDAVLWRVKLVEANLREADVKEADLSGADLTGADLSEAYLEGVKFRNATLFGTTCYLASVDGRTVIAKCAIDGNTDFTGVGISAARVDPKLQSRLLRNIRKIWWGEWYAEKKILRWIGRQAGVPEEPELPKIKQPYVPENSSVAARLRNFVSSSSSGADQWKKRFSEKPVRTLFEGIVQVFESVFVNLPVKLFWKISDYGSKTWPIVGAFILLNLVFTFLYLYVVPVLPALTPSGIDPVPLLANTSGPVMGFMQTTMILFSITDIATKNLGYIPMLFSLVHVLLGYFILAALVTRFAVMFQGQSP; from the coding sequence ATGGGAGAGGGAGAAGGATGTCCGGAGAATCCCGGACCGGGATTCGATCAAAACCAGTACAACCGGCTGATTCACTGCGCAAAGACCGGCGACCTCAGCGAGTGGAACAAACCATACCTCGCCGTCGTCGAAGAACTCAAATCCATTTCAGGCTCAGACATCTGGATGGATCGTGCAGGACTTCACGACACCGTCTACGATAGCGCCGGAGATCATGGTGTCCGCCTCGAAGGCGCGGGCCTCGCAGAACTCAACCTCAAAGGCATCGAACTTCGGGACGCATGGCTGGAACGTGCCAACTTCTACAAAACCAATCTGGAAAAAGCCTCACTCGCCCGTGCACACCTTGCCAAATCCTCACTCTTTCGTGCAAACCTTACCGGAGCAGACCTGCATGAAGCTGACCTCTCCGGTGCTGACATGCGGGAAGCAAACCTTGTCGAATCAGATCTCAAAGCAGCAAACCTTTGCGATGCCGACCTCAGGGAAGCAAACCTCGAAGGAGCTGACCTGTTCAAAGCTGATCTCTCCGGTGCAAAACTCAGCATCGCAGTTCTTGAAGGAGCCGACCTCAGGGAGGCGAACCTTTCGGGCGCTGACCTTCGTGAGACAAACCTTTCAGGCGCTGACCTTCGCGAAGCAAACCTTTCCGGTGCAGATCTTCGCGAGGCAAACCTTGAAGGAGCCGACCTGTTCAAGGCTGACCTCTCCGGTGCAAAACTCGGCAGTGCCAGAATGCGCGGAGCAAAACTCGGCCTTGCCGTTCTCAGGGACGCAGACCTCTCCTACTCGGTCCTTCTCAGAACTAATCTCTATGAAGCAGATCTTTCAGGCGCAGTACTTACCGAAGCAGAGATCAGCGAAGCTGACCTCCGCGAGGCGAATCTTTGCGACGCAGATCTTACGGAGGCAAAACTTGACGGCGCAAAACTCTCCCGTGCCAACCTCTCCGACGCAAAACTTATCGGCGCAAACCTTCTCCGTGCTGACCTCCATGACGCTGAACTTGACCGGGCCGATCTGAAAAATGCCAACCTCACCGATGCTGATTTAGTTGGCGCACATCTGCGGGCAGCAACACTTCGCGAGACCACGCTTATCAGAACAAATCTCTCGGGCGCTGCCCTTGGCGAAGCTGATCTGACTCAGGCGAACATGGAAGGATGCCGGCTTGACAACGCAAATTTTGAAGCATCCCTTCTTTCAGGAGCTGTTCTTCGCGGTGTCTCTGCAAAACACACCGACTTCCGTCGTGCCGTGATGGATGGCGCTGACATGACTGCTGCTGATCTGCGAAACGCAACGTTCATGCGTACTGAGATGCGGGGAGCAAAAATGTCAAGATGCGATCTCAGAAATGCCGTGATCGAAGAGGCAAGGCTTGAAGGAGCCGACCTGACCAAGGCTGATCTCAGACAGGCCGACCTGCAGGACGCAGTTCTCTGGCGGGTGAAACTTGTCGAGGCAAACCTTCGCGAGGCTGACGTCAAGGAGGCTGACCTCTCCGGTGCTGATCTTACCGGCGCTGATCTTTCCGAGGCGTACCTCGAAGGCGTAAAATTCCGCAACGCAACGCTGTTCGGTACGACCTGTTACCTTGCCAGTGTTGACGGCAGGACCGTTATTGCGAAGTGTGCGATTGACGGCAACACCGACTTTACCGGTGTGGGCATATCAGCCGCGAGAGTCGATCCGAAACTTCAGTCCCGACTTCTTCGCAATATCCGCAAGATCTGGTGGGGCGAGTGGTATGCCGAGAAAAAAATTCTCCGCTGGATCGGCAGGCAGGCAGGAGTTCCCGAAGAGCCCGAGCTTCCAAAGATCAAGCAGCCGTACGTTCCCGAAAACTCTTCGGTCGCTGCAAGGCTGAGAAATTTTGTCTCATCTTCATCGTCAGGAGCCGATCAGTGGAAGAAACGGTTTTCCGAGAAACCTGTCCGGACACTTTTTGAAGGTATTGTTCAGGTCTTTGAGTCGGTGTTCGTGAACCTGCCGGTGAAACTTTTCTGGAAAATCTCTGACTACGGCAGTAAGACCTGGCCGATTGTCGGAGCGTTCATCCTGCTGAATCTGGTGTTCACGTTCCTGTATCTGTATGTTGTGCCTGTTCTGCCTGCGCTGACGCCGAGCGGTATTGATCCTGTGCCGCTTCTTGCAAATACGTCAGGGCCGGTAATGGGATTCATGCAGACGACGATGATTCTTTTCAGTATCACCGATATTGCAACGAAGAATCTGGGATACATTCCTATGCTCTTTTCTCTGGTGCATGTTCTGCTCGGATACTTTATCCTCGCTGCTCTTGTCACGCGGTTTGCGGTGATGTTCCAGGGCCAGAGTCCCTGA
- the pdxT gene encoding pyridoxal 5'-phosphate synthase glutaminase subunit PdxT, with translation MRIGVLALQGAFAEHICMLGSLGVEAVEIRKRSDLNQPLDGLIIPGGESTTITKLLHDLGIFSDLREKISAGLPVMGTCAGLIVLAKRVEGGVPCLATMDITAVRNAYGRQLGSFETVSRFADVGDVPMTFIRAPCVEGPGADVEILSVVDGRIVAVREKNQLALAFHPELDCDTRVHAYFLNMIDGK, from the coding sequence ATGCGGATCGGTGTTCTTGCACTGCAGGGAGCGTTTGCCGAGCATATTTGTATGCTTGGCTCGCTTGGTGTTGAGGCTGTTGAGATTCGGAAGAGATCTGATCTCAACCAGCCGCTTGACGGTCTCATCATTCCGGGAGGCGAGAGCACCACTATTACGAAACTTCTGCATGACCTGGGGATCTTTTCTGATCTCCGGGAAAAAATTTCTGCGGGTCTGCCGGTGATGGGTACCTGTGCAGGGTTGATCGTTCTTGCAAAACGCGTTGAGGGAGGAGTTCCCTGTCTTGCAACGATGGATATCACGGCGGTTCGGAATGCCTACGGCAGACAGCTTGGAAGTTTTGAGACGGTCTCACGGTTCGCGGATGTGGGGGATGTTCCGATGACGTTTATTCGTGCGCCATGCGTCGAAGGGCCTGGAGCGGATGTTGAGATTTTGTCAGTCGTTGACGGACGCATCGTTGCGGTCCGCGAGAAAAATCAGCTGGCTTTGGCATTTCATCCTGAGCTTGATTGCGATACACGAGTGCATGCCTACTTCCTGAATATGATTGATGGGAAGTAA
- the pdxS gene encoding pyridoxal 5'-phosphate synthase lyase subunit PdxS has protein sequence MTENRPKLNKELAQMLKGGVIMDVTTPEQAKIAEAAGACAVMALERIPADIRAAGGVSRMSDPKMIKGIQAAVSIPVMAKVRIGHFVEAQILEAIEIDYIDESEVLSPADDVYHIDKNQFKVPFVCGARNLGEALRRIAEGATMIRTKGEAGTGDVVQAVRHMRDLNSDIRRVVGMRGDELYEAAKQMQVPYDLIRFVHENGKLPVVNFAAGGVATPADAALMMQLGAEGVFVGSGIFKSGNPAKRAAAVVKAVTNFNDAKVLAELSEDLGPAMVGINAEEISILMAERGK, from the coding sequence ATGACTGAAAATCGTCCGAAACTGAACAAAGAGCTTGCACAAATGCTCAAAGGCGGAGTCATTATGGATGTGACGACTCCCGAACAGGCAAAAATAGCAGAAGCTGCCGGCGCATGTGCAGTTATGGCACTGGAACGCATTCCGGCTGACATTCGTGCAGCAGGAGGTGTATCCCGGATGAGCGACCCGAAGATGATCAAAGGCATTCAGGCCGCGGTCTCTATTCCGGTCATGGCAAAAGTCCGCATCGGTCACTTTGTGGAAGCCCAGATTCTTGAGGCAATTGAGATCGATTACATCGATGAAAGCGAGGTACTTTCTCCGGCTGATGATGTCTACCACATCGACAAAAACCAGTTCAAGGTGCCGTTCGTCTGCGGCGCAAGAAATCTCGGTGAAGCCCTTCGCCGCATCGCTGAAGGTGCGACGATGATTCGCACGAAAGGTGAGGCAGGTACCGGAGATGTTGTGCAGGCAGTCCGCCATATGCGTGATCTGAACAGCGATATCCGCCGTGTTGTCGGCATGCGTGGCGACGAGTTGTACGAAGCGGCAAAGCAGATGCAGGTCCCGTACGATCTCATCCGCTTTGTTCACGAGAACGGCAAACTTCCGGTGGTAAACTTTGCCGCAGGCGGCGTTGCGACTCCTGCTGATGCAGCTCTTATGATGCAGCTTGGGGCCGAAGGTGTGTTTGTCGGCTCTGGTATCTTCAAGTCCGGCAATCCGGCAAAGCGTGCGGCAGCTGTAGTGAAGGCTGTCACCAACTTCAATGATGCAAAAGTTCTTGCCGAACTTTCCGAGGATCTTGGTCCTGCGATGGTTGGCATCAATGCTGAAGAGATCTCGATTCTGATGGCAGAACGGGGCAAATAA
- a CDS encoding catalase, whose product MKPSEHGKLTNEVGAPVGQNDHAVTAGPRGPVMLQDVWLLEKIAHFNREVIPERRMHAKGSGAYGTLTVTHDISKYTKAKVLQPGAKTDLFVRFSTVAGERGAADAERDIRGFACKFYTEEGNWDLVGNNTPTFFIRDVHHFPDLNRAVKRDPKTNMRSAQNNWDFWTMLPECFHQVTIVMSDRGIPASYRHMHTFGEHTFSLYNKNNERVWCKFHFKTQQGIKNLTDAEAAAIIANDRESHGRDLFEAIERGEFPRWTMYVQIMTEEQAKNHYENPFDITKIWRHAEYPLIEVGVLELNRNPENYFAEVEQSAFTPAHVVPGIGFSPDKFLQGRLFAYGDAQRYRLGVNYNQIPVNRAKCEVHDYHRDGHMRTDGNYGGTPAYTPNSYGVWTAQPDVLEPPLDLSGAMYAYDPTDDPTDDCFRAGGDLWRVLAEDKKVLLIENTARNIEACTENIKYRHAVHCVWADPEYGERMTKALGLDQMRVAELAKGDHPSLIAATLPSM is encoded by the coding sequence ATGAAACCGTCAGAACACGGCAAACTTACCAACGAAGTCGGTGCTCCCGTTGGCCAGAATGATCACGCCGTTACCGCAGGACCGCGGGGGCCGGTCATGCTGCAGGATGTCTGGCTGCTTGAAAAGATCGCCCACTTCAACCGCGAGGTCATCCCGGAACGAAGAATGCATGCAAAAGGATCCGGGGCGTACGGAACGCTCACCGTAACCCATGACATCTCCAAATACACCAAAGCAAAAGTTCTCCAGCCCGGTGCAAAGACCGATCTGTTTGTCAGGTTCTCCACCGTTGCCGGAGAACGGGGGGCTGCTGATGCAGAACGCGACATTCGCGGATTTGCCTGCAAGTTCTATACCGAAGAAGGCAACTGGGATCTCGTCGGCAACAACACACCCACCTTCTTCATCCGCGACGTTCATCACTTCCCTGATCTCAACCGTGCGGTAAAACGCGACCCGAAGACCAACATGCGTTCAGCCCAGAACAACTGGGACTTCTGGACCATGCTGCCGGAGTGTTTCCATCAGGTCACCATCGTTATGTCGGACCGCGGCATTCCTGCAAGCTACCGCCACATGCACACCTTCGGCGAACACACCTTCAGCCTCTACAACAAAAACAACGAACGTGTCTGGTGCAAGTTCCATTTCAAAACCCAGCAGGGAATCAAAAATCTCACTGACGCAGAAGCCGCCGCGATCATTGCAAACGATCGCGAGAGTCATGGCCGTGATCTTTTTGAGGCGATCGAACGCGGCGAGTTCCCTCGCTGGACGATGTATGTACAGATCATGACCGAGGAGCAGGCGAAAAATCATTACGAAAATCCGTTTGACATCACCAAGATCTGGCGGCATGCCGAGTATCCTTTAATTGAAGTCGGCGTTCTTGAGCTGAACCGCAATCCTGAGAACTACTTTGCCGAGGTCGAGCAGTCCGCATTCACGCCAGCCCATGTTGTTCCGGGAATTGGTTTCAGTCCCGACAAGTTCCTTCAGGGTCGTCTGTTTGCGTACGGTGACGCTCAGAGATACCGTCTCGGGGTAAACTACAATCAGATTCCGGTCAATCGTGCGAAGTGTGAGGTTCATGATTATCACCGCGACGGTCACATGAGAACCGACGGAAATTATGGCGGAACTCCTGCCTACACGCCGAACAGTTACGGTGTGTGGACTGCGCAGCCGGATGTTCTGGAGCCGCCGCTTGATCTTTCGGGCGCAATGTATGCGTATGACCCGACCGATGATCCAACCGACGACTGTTTCCGTGCCGGAGGAGATCTCTGGAGAGTTCTTGCAGAGGACAAAAAAGTTCTTCTGATCGAAAACACTGCGAGAAATATTGAGGCATGTACTGAGAACATCAAGTACCGCCACGCTGTTCACTGCGTGTGGGCTGATCCTGAGTACGGCGAGCGGATGACAAAGGCCTTGGGACTTGATCAGATGCGGGTCGCAGAACTTGCGAAGGGTGATCATCCGTCGCTGATTGCGGCGACTCTGCCGAGTATGTGA